Proteins from one Mycobacterium sp. EPa45 genomic window:
- a CDS encoding superoxide dismutase family protein — MLNRATTAAALLAAPVFVLAGCNSTQNGSQQTTGTTTSSGSSAQTLKAELKSPDGKPIANATIDFSGGFATVTVETVAGGNLSPGSHGMHIHSVGKCEADSVAPSGGAPGNFLSAGGHLQVGGRTEHPASGDLTPLFVRSDGSGKVVATTDAIKLDDLKGPEGSALIIHADPDNFANIPQRYTHDGVPGPDAETMATGDAGARVACAVLAPASATTTTSVSTSTSTVTETTATPVPAETSPTTTTSTSPSTTTTVSPTTTVTTSTTVSTTTSPVTPRPGG; from the coding sequence ATGTTGAATCGCGCAACCACCGCCGCGGCGCTTCTTGCGGCACCCGTTTTCGTGTTGGCAGGCTGCAACTCCACGCAGAACGGCAGCCAGCAAACCACCGGTACGACGACGTCATCCGGCTCGAGCGCCCAGACGCTAAAGGCCGAGCTGAAGTCACCGGACGGCAAGCCGATCGCCAATGCGACCATCGATTTCTCGGGCGGGTTCGCGACGGTGACGGTCGAGACCGTCGCCGGCGGCAACCTGTCCCCGGGCAGCCACGGCATGCACATCCACTCCGTGGGCAAGTGTGAGGCCGATTCCGTCGCCCCGTCGGGCGGTGCGCCGGGCAATTTCCTGTCCGCCGGTGGTCATCTGCAGGTCGGTGGCCGCACGGAACATCCAGCCAGCGGCGATCTGACACCACTCTTCGTGCGCTCGGACGGTTCGGGAAAGGTCGTCGCGACCACCGACGCGATCAAGCTCGACGACCTCAAGGGACCGGAGGGTAGTGCGCTGATCATCCACGCGGACCCCGACAACTTCGCCAACATCCCGCAGCGCTACACCCATGACGGCGTGCCGGGACCCGACGCCGAGACGATGGCCACGGGCGACGCCGGTGCCCGGGTGGCGTGCGCGGTTCTGGCCCCGGCCAGCGCGACGACCACCACGTCCGTGTCGACGAGCACGTCGACGGTCACCGAGACGACTGCCACGCCGGTGCCGGCCGAGACCAGCCCGACCACGACGACGTCGACTTCTCCGTCGACCACCACCACGGTGAGCCCGACGACGACGGTGACGACGTCGACCACGGTCTCGACGACGACGTCTCCGGTCACTCCCCGCCCGGGGGGCTGA